Proteins encoded within one genomic window of Rossellomorea vietnamensis:
- a CDS encoding DUF421 domain-containing protein, whose product MEEYFIIILRTLFLYVMIIFIFRIMGKREIGELSILDLVVFMMIAEMAVMAIEEPEDPIIHTVLPMGIIVLVQILFAWFSLRSKSFRELLDGKPTVIIHNGKIDDEAMKKQRYNYDDLLLQLREKDIFNLADVEFAILEPSGKLSVLQKDKKTPHSLTLPLILDGQVQTTHLDMIGKTSFWLRKELRERGFKNVQEISFCSFQNGQFYIDEKNK is encoded by the coding sequence GTGGAGGAATATTTTATCATCATTTTACGCACTCTTTTTCTTTACGTCATGATCATTTTCATTTTTAGAATCATGGGGAAAAGGGAAATCGGGGAACTGAGCATTCTGGATCTGGTCGTATTCATGATGATTGCCGAGATGGCGGTCATGGCCATTGAAGAACCGGAGGATCCCATCATTCATACAGTGCTGCCCATGGGGATCATCGTCCTCGTCCAAATCCTGTTTGCATGGTTTTCCCTCAGATCTAAGTCGTTCCGGGAATTATTGGACGGAAAACCCACCGTCATTATCCATAACGGAAAAATCGACGACGAAGCCATGAAGAAACAGCGCTACAATTATGATGATCTGCTCCTTCAATTACGGGAAAAGGATATTTTCAACCTGGCAGATGTCGAATTTGCGATATTGGAGCCATCTGGAAAACTATCTGTCCTGCAGAAAGACAAAAAGACCCCGCATTCCCTGACACTGCCCCTGATCCTCGATGGACAGGTCCAAACCACCCATCTCGATATGATCGGAAAGACGTCCTTCTGGTTACGGAAAGAACTGAGAGAACGCGGATTCAAAAACGTACAGGAAATCTCCTTCTGCAGCTTCCAAAACGGACAATTTTACATTGATGAAAAAAACAAATAA
- the spoVB gene encoding stage V sporulation protein B, which produces MSKFLKGTMILMMAAFITRILGFVNRIVVARFIGEEGVGLFMMAFPTLILVITVTQLGLPVAISKNVAEAESKGDIRKVKKILVVSLSITMGLSLIFTPALILLAPYLTDVLFTDDRIYYPLVAIAPIIPIVAISSVIRGYFQGRQNMKPSAYSQVIEQVVRITLIAVLTKTFLPYGIEYAAAAAMVASVLGELASLLYLFASFKVKKKFKIRRNFFKSIRNGRETFNELMSVALPATGSRMIGSIAWFFEPIVVANSLALAGVAAGMATKQYGSLTGYALPLLFLPSFVTLSLSQSLVPAISEANSQRNFTLIEHRLQQALRFCLITGGISVVILYVYAKPLMQVMYGNENGAGFLMIMAPFFLFYYYQGPLQAVLQALNLARAAMINSLIGAVVKTGVIFVLASQPAFGINGAALGIVTGFLLVTLLHFMTILKYIPMTIYARDYVKTVLVLLITGVWGHFSYLYLFDGQSTVFRLLFGVITCTALYTVLSITLKLIVKNDLARIPFIRRFITL; this is translated from the coding sequence ATGTCAAAATTTCTGAAAGGCACCATGATCTTAATGATGGCCGCCTTTATAACTAGAATATTAGGGTTCGTGAACCGCATCGTCGTCGCCAGATTCATCGGGGAAGAAGGCGTCGGCTTATTTATGATGGCTTTCCCCACCCTCATACTCGTCATCACCGTCACTCAACTGGGGCTCCCTGTAGCGATCTCAAAAAACGTTGCCGAAGCAGAATCAAAGGGAGATATCCGGAAGGTAAAAAAAATATTGGTCGTCTCCCTTTCCATCACCATGGGGCTATCCCTCATCTTCACCCCTGCCCTCATCCTGCTCGCCCCTTATTTAACAGACGTCTTATTTACGGATGACCGGATCTACTATCCATTGGTAGCCATTGCCCCGATCATTCCGATCGTAGCGATCTCGTCGGTCATCCGCGGCTATTTCCAGGGAAGGCAGAACATGAAACCTTCCGCCTATTCACAAGTCATTGAGCAGGTGGTCCGGATTACCCTGATTGCCGTACTGACCAAAACATTCCTTCCTTACGGGATTGAATACGCAGCAGCCGCTGCCATGGTGGCGTCGGTCCTTGGGGAACTCGCTTCCCTTCTGTATTTATTCGCAAGCTTTAAAGTAAAGAAGAAGTTCAAGATCCGTCGCAATTTCTTTAAATCAATCCGAAATGGACGGGAAACGTTCAACGAACTCATGAGTGTGGCCCTGCCGGCAACTGGCAGCAGGATGATCGGGTCGATCGCCTGGTTTTTTGAACCGATCGTGGTAGCGAACAGTCTTGCCCTCGCAGGAGTGGCAGCAGGGATGGCGACGAAACAGTATGGCTCCTTGACGGGATATGCCCTTCCCCTTCTGTTTCTTCCATCATTCGTGACCCTATCACTATCCCAATCTCTTGTCCCGGCCATCAGTGAAGCCAACTCCCAAAGGAATTTCACCTTAATCGAACATCGGCTTCAGCAGGCCCTCAGGTTCTGTTTGATCACCGGGGGGATATCCGTCGTCATCCTCTACGTGTATGCAAAGCCCCTCATGCAGGTCATGTACGGGAATGAAAACGGGGCAGGTTTCTTGATGATCATGGCCCCTTTCTTTTTATTTTATTATTATCAAGGGCCATTGCAGGCTGTGCTGCAGGCATTGAACCTGGCAAGGGCCGCCATGATCAACAGCCTGATAGGGGCCGTGGTGAAGACCGGCGTCATCTTTGTCCTCGCTTCACAGCCGGCTTTTGGCATCAACGGGGCGGCTCTCGGGATCGTCACCGGGTTCCTGCTCGTGACCCTGCTTCATTTCATGACCATCCTGAAATATATCCCGATGACGATCTATGCCCGGGATTACGTAAAGACGGTCTTAGTCCTGTTGATTACCGGAGTATGGGGACACTTTTCTTATCTTTACTTATTTGATGGTCAGTCCACCGTATTCAGATTGCTATTCGGGGTCATTACTTGTACGGCCCTTTATACCGTACTCTCCATCACCCTTAAGCTCATCGTGAAAAACGACCTTGCCAGGATCCCATTCATCCGGCGATTCATCACTCTATAG
- a CDS encoding post-transcriptional regulator, protein MKKNQHPYDRYYESLVPALVSKVEEFEILGYGKADADRLWSYLTKKKWKKPEVDVKFFQLVSDVLTVKPGEYMSFETIEAYRSPNWFAEVNEEELNELLRPNKNGK, encoded by the coding sequence ATGAAGAAAAATCAGCATCCTTACGATCGTTATTATGAATCATTAGTACCAGCGCTTGTAAGCAAAGTAGAAGAATTTGAAATTCTTGGATACGGAAAGGCAGACGCTGACCGCCTATGGTCCTACTTAACGAAAAAGAAATGGAAGAAGCCTGAAGTGGATGTAAAGTTCTTTCAGTTAGTGAGTGATGTGTTAACGGTCAAGCCCGGTGAGTATATGAGCTTTGAAACAATCGAAGCGTACAGGTCTCCCAACTGGTTTGCAGAAGTGAATGAAGAGGAGCTGAACGAGCTTCTTCGCCCGAATAAGAATGGAAAATAG